The genome window TTCATTTCCCGTTTTTACTATTGTACAggaagccctcgacttacgaccacaactgagcccaaactgctaagggagacatttgtgaagtgagtgttTGCCCCGTTtatacggcctttcttgccaccgtggcCAAGTCAATTGCTGCAGTTTGTTAAGTCACACGGTTCTTAAGTCGATCcgccttccccgttgattttgcttgtcgggagggttcgcaaaaggggatggtGTGAGTGacaccctcccacacacacacacgacacgTCAGAAATCGAGGACTGAGCAAGCGAAGTCGTAAATCGTGAAAGTCAAAACACTGTGGTTTACCCGATTTTATGGCctcttttgcagtggtcattaagcaaacgcaACACTTACGCAGACCCATCGGTTGCTAGGGACTGGTTTTTGCCAGGAAACGGAAGTAAACACCAGTTTTGGACAAAATAATTAACAGTCATATTACAGCAGGATGTTGCAAACAGTTGTAAAGGCAGGCCGGTTGCTGTGTGCCCCAAGTGCTACGCGaccggtcgtaaattgaggactacctatccaAAAGACAGCCAGTTTGGGGAACCCTGGcttataatggggggggggggagatctcgGCCTGTCCCGCGAAAACCCAGGAAGACGAGAGAACAATCTCAACTGAGCTGGGGCGCCCACCATTCTgccgcccacccccaccccaacgcGCAACTTCAGATGTGACAAAACTGACCCACGAGAGCTCACCCTGTGAAATCCAGGACtgactttcttttgtttttttttaatagaaaacaaTCCTAATCAAGTCACCTTGCGTGAGTCTGTAACAgatatcaaattaaaaaaaaaaaaatttaaaaaaagttgaaatgTCCAAACCGTCTTTAAGAAATGTACAAAAGAGACAACCGGAAAGGAATTCAAGTTCCGAACCTCCAAATGAAAGGTTTGTTTGCCCAAATTAAGGATTCAGGATCAGCAAAGGATGGGggaagggggtggggaagaggacCTCTTGGTTGGATCCCCCACCCATCCCAggtgccccccccccgggccATCTTCAAGGAGCTGCAGCAGGGAGCAGATGGGTAGCACAGGACACGGGTGGAGAGACAGGGGGGGAAAGGGATACTCATTATTCCTCGGGGACCCCTGCCTTTGGGGGTCCAAGGTACAGAAGTGGGGCCGGAAAGGTGGTTGAAATAGCAGCTGTTTCGCCCCTCCTCCCCACCTCGGCGTCAAGGAAGGGACCCAAGCTGTCACAGGTAGGAGCGCCTGGGCTTCAAAGCGGAGCCAGGTTAAGATGGTGAGTAAACATGCCCGGCGCCCGCCGGCATGAGGTAGAGCAGGGGTTCCCAATCCCCCGAGGGCTGTGGACCAGTACCGGGCCGCGGAAGTGGCAAACAAGCAAACTCCATTTGGGCGAGCAGCGCACATACATGCAGCTCCATTCGGGCGGAGCGGCGGGTTGGCGGGCGTACCGTTTCGCTCAAAGGGAGCTGCGTGTCCGCTCGTTCGCCGCTCACGCGAAACCGTCCcttcttccccccccacacacctccccccccccccggccggtCGGCAAAGCCAGAAAGTTTGGGGACCGCTGAGGTAGAGTTGACTTCAAAGATCAAGGCCCAAGAGACGAAGGAGGAGCAGCAAAAGTAGGGGTGTCACGTTCCCTCGGGAAAAATCCaatcctcccccccctctcctcaCCCCGCCTTTGCCACCCGGGGAAGTGTACCGCTGCTGCCAAGGAACACAACCCCCTGGTGGGAACCTCCTTCTTCAGCGCCTGACCCCACCCCTCCCAAtaaaggggaaccccccccccaaagtcctTATGCACAGCTTCTGCGGGAGAACGTTGGCAGCGTCCACTGGTTCAGAGGCTGGTGGGGAAAAGGGGGGCAGATAGAGGCCCAGAGCCCTCCCTCCAGAGTCACTGAGGGATCCCCGAGCAGCCTCCCCTCCCCTGCAGCAGCTCCGGCCACTAGTGGCGACTGGAGGCCAACCCtttgaccttggagatcttcttggTAGGTTGCCTCTGCTCTGGGTGAGGACATTCCCGCTCGACCAGCTGCTGGTCCATCTCCTGGGCGGAAGAGGAGGACGAGGCGGTGGCCTTCAAGGTCTTCTTGATGTTCAGGacctggaaggaaaggaaaggaaaggcagggAAGCAGGGGGAGCAATCTACGTTTCTCTTGAGACTGGGCACACCGCCAGGCCCCTCCGTCTTCTTCGAGCCGAAAGACGGCACCCTTCGGCTTTGGCCACTCAGGATGGGACTCCTCGCTTTCAGACCTCAGCTGACCCCCGATtctctgcaggtagtcctcgacttatggccagtctcttagcgactgttcgaagttacaggtagtcctcaacttatggccagtCTCTTaacggctgttcaaagttacaagtagttctcgacttatggtgTGTCTCTTAGCGACTGTTcgaatttacaggtagtccttgacttatggtgtgtctcttagtgactgtttgaagttacaggtagtcctcgacttatggccagtctcttagcgactgtttgaagttacaggtagttctcgacttatggtgTGTCTCTTAGCGACTGTTcgaatttacaggtagtccttgaattatggccAGTTTTTtactgacagttcaaagttacaggtagttctcgacttatggccagtcacttagcgactgtttgaagttacaggtaatcctcgacttatggccagtcacttagcgactgttcaaagttacaggtagtcctcgacttatggccagtttcttagcgactgttcgaagttatagatagtccttgacttatggccagtcTCTTAGCGACTGTTcgaatttacaggtagtcctcgacttacggccagttTCTTAttgacagttcgaagttacaggtagtcctcaacttatggctgcaattgagccccacccacccaaatttctcttgctaagcgagacagctggtCGAGCGACTTCCGCCCCATTTTACACCCCTTCCTGCCCCAGTGGCTACGTGAATCGCtctagctgttaagtgagtcacccactttgcttgtcagaaggtcgtaaaaggggatcatcacgtgaccctccctcccccaacccaccccggggactctgcaaccgtcataaatagaagCCAGTTTCCAAGCATTCGAATTCTGATGACATGACCACAGGGGTGCGGCCAACGGTTGtacgtgtaaaaaaaaaaaaaaaaggtcgtcacttttttcagtgctgttcgtaactttggtcactaaacgaactgttgttaagttgaggactacctgcatggagACCAAGTATGGAGTGAATGGAGAATAAatcagccaaaaaaaaaccccccaaaacaaACCAACCCACATAAAAACAGCAGCACAACagcacagctaacatcaaaaacatcattaaaaaagaatgttctttctgcgccaactcagtaagctcaaactgcccaaggagctgctgattcagttctacagaggaattattgagtctgtcatttgcacctctataactgtctggttcggttctgcaacccaacaagaaaaacacagacttcagaggataattagaactgcagaaaaaataattgctaccaacttgccttccattgaggacctgtatactgcacgaatcaagaagagggccgtgaaaatatttgcagatccctcgcatccaggacataaactgtttcaactcctaccctcaaaacgacgctatagagcactgcacaccagaacaactagacacaagaacagttttttcccgaaggccatcactctgctaaacaaataattccctcaacactgtcagactatttactggatctgcactactattaatctactcatcgttcccatcaccaatctctttccacttatgactgtatgactataacttgttgctggcaatccttatgatttatattgatatattgaccatcaattgtgttgtaaatgttgtaccttgatgaaggtatcttttcttttatgtacactgagagcatctgcaccaagacaaattccttgtgtgtccaatcacacttggccaataaaattctattctattcattctattctattctattctattctattctattctattctattctattctattctattctattctattctattctattctattctattctattctattctacaagagtCAGGACAAAACCAGACAGACGGTGGGTCCATCCATCAATTAGCTTTTGATGTTTGGCAGGTtcaggaaagtaaaaaaaaaaaaaaaacccaacgccACAAGATATGGGCACAGCGCCACCTTCTGGGACGCAGGAATCAAACCCTTATTTATGGGGAAAAGGCGAAAGGCACGCTGTCTTTTACTGACCCCTTTCCGCCTCGGGGACTATCCAGCTCCTGCGATCAGGAAGAAAATTGCCAGTGAAGTTATATTTTATTATCAACAACTTCAGGATACGACTGTCGGGAAAACCGTAGTGTATGAAATacgctctaaatcaggggtctccaacattggtccctttaaaacttgtggacttcaactcccagaatcccacagtcagtatgctttaaagcaggggtctccaaccttaaaggCACAacacctttaagacttgaggacttcaactcccagagttcctcagccagctttgctggctgagggactctgggagttgaagtccacaagtcttaaagggaccaaggttggagacccctgctctaaataaagAGCCTCCCAGGAAGGTCGATGCAAGACCTGGGCTAGGAGTGGAGGAAATGAAAGGCAGCCATTAAAATAGAGGGGGTGAGATAAAATTGGGCAGAGGGCCGGCATGATTTCAGCCGATCTGACCTTCTGTGGGCAAGAAGGCGGCCACAGAAGCGATGAGCTGAATTATCAAAGCATAGGTGATACTCAACttaacggccacaattgagcccaaaatttctgttgctaggcgagATGGCCGTTAAGTGACtttcacccaattttacaactttccttcccgcagctgttaagtgaatcggtgcaGTCGTTCCGTTAGtcgcccggttgttaagtgaatctggctctccccgctgacttggcttgtcagaaagtgggacactgcaaccaggggacactgcaaccgtcataaatacgagtccgtggccaagcagctggattttgatcatgtcaccatggggggaggggggggaaatgctgcaacggccgttaagtgtgaaaaacggtcgttaagtcactttttttccggtGCCGatttaacttggaatggtcactgaatgaattgctgtaaatcgaggactatctgcatgtaAAGAATTTTCTCTCTTTTGGGCGTGCTGTAGCAATTTAGGCATTTTCCGAATTTCTGACATGCTGAGCCGGAAAGGTTCCCCCATCCCTGGCTTTATCCTTggccttctattattattattattattattattattattattattattattattattattattattattattattattattattattattattattattattattattattattattaaaatttgtataccgcccttctcccgaaggactcagggcggttcacagccaataaaatacaaagatacatataacatcagttaaaaacaatattacaaaactaattcaatgtatggcctaaaattagaatacaattaaaaaccccatttaaaaaccctcatttaaaaaccccaattaaaaaccacgTTTATGCCACGGAAGAATAGGTGcatctttagctcgcggcggaaggtctggaggtcggggagttgtcgaagccccggaggcagctcgttccagagggcaggagcccccacagagaaggtcctccccctggaggtcgccagccgacattgtttcgctgacggtatccgaaggaggccctctctgtgagagcgcactggtcggtgggaggctaccggtggcagtaggcggtcccgtaggtaacccggtcctaagccatggagcgctttaaaggtggtaaccaacaccttgaattggaccaccagaagccagtgcaggctgcgcaggaggggtgtcacatgggagccacgaggtgctccctctatcacttgcgcagccgcattctggaccagttggagcttccgggtacccttcagggggagcccctctAGATTAGGATGTGAAGGATGAGAGGCGAGCATGAGGGGAAGTTGAAAAGAAGTGTGACAAGActcaaaaggagggggggggctctTGTTTCCTAAGGAGAATCATCTacctagcaatagcaattagcctTATATTCCTCTTCACtgggctttccagccctctcttaagcggcTTTATAGAATCCGCCTCTTGCCcctaataatctgggtcctcattttacccacctcggaaggatggaaggctgagccaaccctgagccagtcaggatcgaactcctggccgtgggcagtgaattagcctgcaactctgcactccaaccactgtgccacatgggaggaagggagggaaggagggagggaggaagaatagcaatagcacttagacttatgtaccgcttcacagtgcttttatagccctctctaaaccgtttacagagtcagcctattgccccccaaataatctgggtcctcattttattgacctcagaaggatggaaggccgagttaaaccttgagccggtcagaattgaactcctggcttgcGAATGCAGAAATatgctgcaacactgcattctaaccactgcgccacatggcttgaaggaaggaatgaaggaagatgtaaggaagaggagagggagggagggacgaataGCAAtaccgcttagacttatataccgcttcacagcgcttttacaggcctctgtaagcggtttacagagtcatccggttgcccccaacaatttgagtcttcattttacccacctcggaagaatgggaggctgagtcaaccttgagccagtcaggatcgaactcctggctgtgggcagagtttgcctgcaataccgcattctaaccactgcgccatcacggcCCTTATAAGACACTGACCTCTGTCTCCACCTGTTGCTGAGTCCGGTTGTGGTTCTCCTTGTACTGGTTGGCTCTAAGTACCTGTTGCTCGATTCCTAACAGGACGGCTTCACACCCGTCGCACCTGCCAACACAAAACTTCCACCGTCACGGATTGGGAGCGGCGGGGGGAGAAGGGAGGAGCGGAAAAGAGGCAATGCTGCCTGAATTGGGGAGAGGGGAGACACCCCCCCCACAACCTGTTGGGccagagggaggcagggaaggagagaggcagggagggaggaagagggaggcaaggagagagggagggaaagagggagtgaGAGGGAGacaaggagggaggcagggagagaggcatggaggaggaggcagggagggaggaagagggagggaaagagggagagagggaggcagagagggagggagacacggagacagggaggcagggagagaggcagggaggaagagggaggcagggagagagggaggcagggagggagggagagggaggcagggagagagggaggcagagagggagggagacacggaga of Ahaetulla prasina isolate Xishuangbanna chromosome 6, ASM2864084v1, whole genome shotgun sequence contains these proteins:
- the COPS7B gene encoding COP9 signalosome complex subunit 7b isoform X2, whose protein sequence is MKCIPYSVLLKDLDMRNLRELEDLIIEAVYTDIIQGKLDQRNQVLEVDFCIGRDIQRKDISNIIKTLNEWCDGCEAVLLGIEQQVLRANQYKENHNRTQQQVETEVLNIKKTLKATASSSSSAQEMDQQLVERECPHPEQRQPTKKISKVKGLASSRH